In Chryseobacterium gotjawalense, the following are encoded in one genomic region:
- a CDS encoding tRNA1(Val) (adenine(37)-N6)-methyltransferase, protein MKPFHFKQFSIQQSKKVFRVGTDGVLLGAASTVNNAKNILEVGTGTGLISLMLAQRNPEADIHAIDINENAVELAVENFENSPFRNRLKVFLQDYKNFNSKEKYDLIVSNPPYFEENGSQKDITARQQTELSFGFLVDKSLDLLSEKGFLSVIIPFDSGVLFEEYCFKKSLYLHNKIQICGIKNSKPKRLILEFGFHKKETNESELVIEKSPRKYTDEYLKLTEEFHQFSK, encoded by the coding sequence GTGAAACCTTTTCATTTTAAACAATTCAGTATCCAGCAATCGAAAAAGGTGTTTCGTGTCGGGACAGACGGTGTTTTGCTCGGTGCTGCTTCTACGGTAAACAATGCGAAAAACATTCTGGAAGTGGGCACAGGAACTGGCTTGATCTCATTGATGCTGGCTCAAAGAAATCCAGAGGCAGATATTCATGCAATCGACATTAATGAAAATGCAGTAGAACTGGCTGTTGAAAACTTTGAAAATTCACCATTCAGAAATAGATTAAAGGTTTTTCTGCAGGATTATAAAAACTTTAATTCAAAAGAAAAATATGATTTAATTGTATCGAATCCTCCTTATTTTGAAGAAAATGGATCACAAAAAGATATTACTGCAAGACAGCAAACTGAACTTTCCTTCGGGTTTTTAGTAGACAAATCATTGGATTTATTATCTGAAAAAGGGTTTCTTTCGGTAATTATCCCTTTTGATTCCGGTGTACTGTTTGAAGAATATTGTTTTAAAAAATCATTGTATTTACACAACAAAATACAGATCTGTGGCATTAAAAATTCAAAACCAAAAAGACTGATATTAGAATTTGGATTCCATAAAAAGGAAACAAATGAGTCGGAATTAGTGATCGAGAAATCTCCCAGAAAATATACAGACGAGTACCTGAAACTCACAGAAGAATTCCATCAATTCTCAAAATAA